Genomic DNA from Acidimicrobiales bacterium:
AGACAGTTGCCGAAGATCGAGGTCATGGCGACGACATCGATGTCGGGAGCGGCGAACGCGTAGAGCACGGCGAGCGCGTCGTCGATGCCCGGGTCGGTATCGATCAGGACCTTTCGCATCGTCAGCCCTGCTCGTCGAGCTGTTTGACGAGCGTTTTCGGAGCGACCAACCGGTAGGCGTCTCGGATGATGGCGTCGACCTCATCCCAATCGGGGTCGACACCGAGGTCGACACCGATCCACCCCCGGTGGCCCACGTAGGCGGGGACGAAGAACCGTTCCGGTTCGCGACCGACCAGTTCGGCTTGCACACCGGCCGGTGCGGGGCACCACATGGCCAGACGCTCGTCGTCGTGGTGGCCGTCCCAGAGCTGGGCGATCACCTTCTTGTCGCGGACGAAGAACGTCGGCGTCTGATGGCTCGGTCGCTCGTTGACGTCGGGCAGGGCGAGCGCGATGCGTTGGAGCTGCTGCAGCGCCGCCTCACCGGCCGGAGAATGTATCGCCATCGTCCCAGCATGCCAGAGCGCGCCCGCCTCACCCGCCTCGTTCCACTCGACAGACTCCCGCCCCAGTGCCCACGAGTACAGTGCGTCGCTGTGACCACCAATCGCTGGGTACTCGGAGCCCGACCTCGCACCTTGCCCGCCGCGGTCGTCCCCGTCGCCGTTGGCACGGCGGCCGCCGTCGGTGTCGCCGAGGGCGGCATCATCTGGTGGCGAGCGGTGGCGGCGATGGTCGTGTCGTTGGCGCTCCAGATCGCGACCAACTACGTCAATGACTATGCCGACGGCGATCGAGGTACCGACGACGCCCGGGTCGGTCCGGTTCGTCTGGTCGCCTCCGGCCTGGCAACGTCGGGCGAGGTCAAGCGAGCTGCCGCTGCTGCGTTCGCGGTTGCGGGCATCGTGGGCGGCGCACTCGCGGTTGCGGTCGGCCCGGAGCTGTTCGTCGTTGGTGCGGCATCGATCCTGGCCGGTTGGGCCTACACCGGAGGTCCGAAGCCCTACGGCTACCTCGGGTTGGGCGAGGTGTTCGTCTTCGTGTTCTTCGGTCTGGTCGCCACGGTCGGCTCGACCTACGTGCAGACCGAGTCGATCACCGAGTTGTCGGTGGTGGCGGCCGTCCCGGTCGGTTTGCTCTCGGTGGCACTGCTCGTGGTGAACAACCTGCGCGACATCCCGGGTGACACGGTGTCGGGGAAGCAGACCTTGGCGGTTCGGATGGGCGACCCGGCCACGCGCAACCTCTATCTCGCACTGTTCGCCCTGGTTGGCGTCTTCATCCTGGTGGCAGCCGTCGATCGACCGCCAGCGGCCATCGCCCTGGTCGGGCTCCTTCTGGCTGCAGCCCCGATTCGGGCGGTTCGCGAGGGCGCGCTCGGCCCGGCGCTGATCCCGGTGCTCGGAATGACGGGCAAGGCTCAGCTCGCCATCGGGGCACTCTTCGCCGTCGGATTGGCGATCGGCGGCTGAGGAAGCGACTCAACTCCCCTCCGGGTCGTGCCGATGGAGGAGTGGTGAGTTCATCGCTGGAGATCTCCGCGGGCACGTCCCGGCGCCAGGGCGGACCGTCGCGCCTGGACACGAGACGCCAGCAGAAGATCGCCAACATGGTCGACGGCTACCGTTCGACCGCAACCATCGCTGCTGCACTTCGCAACGTGTTCCTGATCTGGACGATCCCGAGCGTTGCGCTGGTTCTGCTCGGCGTCCTCGCGCTCGAACGCCATCGCTACAGCTCGGTCGACGATGTCGTCACGCGATCGATCAGCGCACTCCAGGTCGCACTCAGTCTGTTGTCGTTCGCCACCTTCGTCGGCTGCGTGGTCTTCGCCGTGCTGTCGTGGAACAACGTTCGTTGTGTCGGAAAGAGCACCCGTATCAAGTACTGGGACATCGCCAAGCGGCACATCAGTGCGTTCGCCATGGGCATCGTCTGTTTCGTCGTCTCGATCTTCTTCGCCGACCTCGCACCGATCTTCCTCGTTGTGGCCGTCCTCCTCTGGGCCTATTCGGGCATGTTCATGTGGAGCTGGTTGTTCGAAATCGTCCGCATGCTGT
This window encodes:
- a CDS encoding MmcQ/YjbR family DNA-binding protein, whose amino-acid sequence is MAIHSPAGEAALQQLQRIALALPDVNERPSHQTPTFFVRDKKVIAQLWDGHHDDERLAMWCPAPAGVQAELVGREPERFFVPAYVGHRGWIGVDLGVDPDWDEVDAIIRDAYRLVAPKTLVKQLDEQG
- a CDS encoding 1,4-dihydroxy-2-naphthoate polyprenyltransferase; this translates as MTTNRWVLGARPRTLPAAVVPVAVGTAAAVGVAEGGIIWWRAVAAMVVSLALQIATNYVNDYADGDRGTDDARVGPVRLVASGLATSGEVKRAAAAAFAVAGIVGGALAVAVGPELFVVGAASILAGWAYTGGPKPYGYLGLGEVFVFVFFGLVATVGSTYVQTESITELSVVAAVPVGLLSVALLVVNNLRDIPGDTVSGKQTLAVRMGDPATRNLYLALFALVGVFILVAAVDRPPAAIALVGLLLAAAPIRAVREGALGPALIPVLGMTGKAQLAIGALFAVGLAIGG